From the Neobacillus sp. PS3-34 genome, the window CGGGATTATCGCACTTGTTGCCTGGACTCTTTTTACCATTGCAACAGGCATGCTGGATATGAAATCAAAGACTGCCCGCTCTATTGTAGAAGGACAGCCAGTAACAGTTATTAAGAACGGTAAAATTATGGAGGAAGAATTATATAAAGCACGCCTTGATATGAATGCTTTACGTACGCTCCTCCGTAAAAAGAATGTTTTTTCCCTGTCTGATGTTAATTATGCAATTTTTGAGACTGACGGCACTTTATCCGTATTGAAAAAGGAAGAACAGCTTCCGGTAACAAAAAACGATTTGAATATTGGTAAGACAGCTCACACCGAATATCCTATTGCCACTGCCCTCGTTTCCGATGGCCAAGTACTTGATGATAATTTAAGAAAGTTGAACCTCGACCGGGATTGGCTTAACCAGCAGTTAAAATCAGCGGGCGGCGGTTCACCGGAAAATGTATTTTACGCAGAAATTCAAAAAGACGGAACGCTATATATTGACCGGACGGATGATTCACCAAAACCAAAACAGCTTCATTAATGAGGCAAATACCGGTATTTACATCAAATAACTTTAATTCTGCTCTTATGATGAAGGATCATAACGTGAAAAACATCCACATTCAAATGACTTATCAGGATGTTACTTTGCAAATGCTATATGACCTTTTTTTGAAGATGCATGATGGTGACTTTATCTCGATGGCTGGAAATGATATGCAGTAGCAGACGATACGAAAATACGAGCACTTGTTGAATAAATAAATAAATAAGGGTTGCCATATTAGCCGGGAATTAGTTCCGGCTTTTATAAGCCAATGCATAATTAAGAAAGGTTGTCTTTTATATTGCCCATCATTTTGCAGTGGATTTTGCCTCTTCGGCGATGTCTTTTTCATTTTTTGCAATTTGCCCAAATGTATCGCCAGCAATTTTTTCAGAGTTGGGTTTGTAATAGTCTTTTGGTATATTTTAGCTTGTTTATTTCCCCTCCATGCGTACTCAAATGCTCAGCCATAAACCCCAAGGTCCGCTGTAGGTATGTTCATCACTGGTCCCCCTTTAGATTGTTATATGCCATATGTTTAAGAGGAAGTTAAGTTCTTAGTCCCATAATAATTAAAAATCCCTTAAGTCAATAGGCCGAGTATTTTCAAGTAGGGGTAATGATTTCCGATAATTTTTTCAGTTCCTATTCCTATATAAAAACGAGCTAAAAATATCCTTCTGCGGACAAAATTGACATGTTTCTAGTAAAGGAATTTGGTAAAGGCCCATTTAGCAACAAC encodes:
- a CDS encoding DUF421 domain-containing protein translates to MQVSLLIYRLLLSFVVLMLLTRLMGRKEISQLTFFNFVSAIAIGTIGASLAIDPSLSIRNGIIALVAWTLFTIATGMLDMKSKTARSIVEGQPVTVIKNGKIMEEELYKARLDMNALRTLLRKKNVFSLSDVNYAIFETDGTLSVLKKEEQLPVTKNDLNIGKTAHTEYPIATALVSDGQVLDDNLRKLNLDRDWLNQQLKSAGGGSPENVFYAEIQKDGTLYIDRTDDSPKPKQLH